In the genome of Pseudarthrobacter sp. IC2-21, one region contains:
- a CDS encoding PEP/pyruvate-binding domain-containing protein, translating into MTYVNSLVDVGPGDVPLVGGKAVGLGGLIQAGVPVPEGFVLNTSAYTDFVRENDLDTDIRGLAALPLQASPQDYEDASTRIRALFAQGTVPSGVAAELDDAYGRLGDGNAAVAVRSSATAEDLASASFAGQQDTYLNVVGAGELHTAVINCWASLWTARAMAYRAREGIAPDTVRLAVVVQSMVEAQSAGVMFTANPATGRRDQTVISAAWGLGESVVSGTVTTDDLVVDAGTGRVSSRQTADKDVMTVSAEHGTKEQPVPEGRRRVPVLNDRDAAELAGYGRRIAAYFGQPQDIEWARAGNGFHILQSRPITALPEPAADVPDSWPVPYPKGLYFRASIVEQMPDPLSPLFADLIDGSVSKSLRALMAEAVGRNVVGEGDVGLPTVNGYAYYYYRTSAMWRVTVRSLTAVRALFRGQARLGVAGWREYSHPRYEQVVRDWSAKPVRGLSGEELLDGVQVLLDAGTVYYTAVQSIIPLAATSELSFRGFYDRFVRRDGDPPAQIFLLGYDSEPIRAEKSLFDLAAWVRGVPGLASVILEESTTALAASQRTGTAPEAFGEALWQQWHQRFQNHLDRFGHAVYNLDFASPVPADDPATLLETVKFYLRGQGNNPYERQRLAADRREEQTSRMAARLGPRRRAVFYRLLRWAQSTGPIREDALADVGLAWPLLRRILLELGQRLVGSAVLTQADDVFWLRFRELQSAVEFGLAAPGTAAVAITGADRPVRAAAVEERRMLWRGQVKAAAPQLLPENRWMERAFGSMMPAGPQHQVGNVIKGAGASSGRVSAPASVLHGPHDFALMRPGDVLVARITTPAWTSLFAMASAVVTDVGGPLSHSSIVAREYGIPAVLGTGVATQRITSGQRITVDGDAGTVIIESAPDDAAAR; encoded by the coding sequence ATGACGTACGTCAATAGCTTGGTGGATGTGGGGCCGGGGGATGTTCCCCTCGTCGGTGGCAAGGCTGTGGGCTTGGGCGGCCTCATTCAGGCAGGGGTTCCCGTTCCTGAAGGTTTTGTGCTGAACACCTCCGCCTACACGGATTTTGTGCGTGAAAATGACCTGGATACGGACATACGTGGTCTGGCCGCACTGCCGCTGCAGGCGTCGCCGCAGGATTACGAGGATGCTTCCACCCGGATCCGGGCGCTGTTCGCACAGGGGACAGTGCCGTCCGGCGTCGCCGCGGAACTGGACGACGCCTACGGCCGTCTCGGCGATGGAAACGCAGCAGTCGCCGTGCGATCCTCCGCCACGGCGGAGGACCTCGCCTCGGCCAGCTTCGCCGGCCAGCAGGACACCTACCTGAATGTGGTGGGGGCCGGGGAGCTGCACACAGCGGTCATCAATTGTTGGGCTTCCCTGTGGACCGCACGCGCCATGGCCTACCGCGCCCGCGAGGGCATAGCACCGGACACGGTCCGTCTCGCCGTGGTGGTCCAGAGCATGGTGGAGGCCCAGTCAGCCGGCGTCATGTTCACCGCCAACCCCGCCACCGGGCGCCGCGACCAGACCGTGATAAGCGCCGCGTGGGGTCTGGGCGAGTCAGTGGTTAGCGGAACGGTCACCACCGATGATCTCGTGGTCGATGCCGGGACGGGCCGGGTATCCTCGCGGCAAACTGCCGACAAGGACGTCATGACCGTCTCCGCGGAGCATGGTACGAAGGAACAGCCCGTCCCGGAAGGACGGCGCCGGGTGCCCGTTCTCAATGACCGGGATGCGGCCGAACTGGCCGGTTACGGAAGGCGGATTGCGGCGTATTTCGGGCAACCACAGGACATTGAGTGGGCGCGGGCCGGCAACGGATTCCATATCCTGCAGTCCCGTCCCATCACTGCCCTTCCGGAACCGGCCGCGGACGTTCCGGACTCGTGGCCCGTGCCCTACCCGAAAGGCCTCTACTTCCGCGCAAGCATCGTGGAGCAGATGCCCGATCCGCTCTCGCCGCTGTTCGCCGATCTCATCGATGGCTCGGTATCCAAATCCCTTCGGGCCCTGATGGCCGAAGCGGTCGGCAGGAACGTTGTTGGCGAAGGCGATGTGGGGTTACCCACCGTGAACGGCTACGCCTATTACTACTACCGCACCTCGGCAATGTGGCGGGTGACGGTAAGGTCGCTCACGGCAGTACGGGCCCTCTTCCGCGGCCAGGCCCGCCTGGGAGTGGCCGGCTGGCGGGAATACTCGCACCCGCGCTACGAACAAGTGGTTAGGGATTGGTCCGCCAAACCGGTCCGCGGGCTCTCCGGTGAGGAACTGCTTGACGGGGTCCAGGTGCTGCTGGACGCCGGCACCGTGTATTACACCGCCGTGCAGTCAATCATTCCGCTGGCCGCCACCAGTGAACTCTCTTTCCGGGGGTTTTACGACAGGTTCGTCCGGCGTGACGGCGATCCCCCGGCCCAGATTTTCCTGCTCGGCTACGACAGCGAACCCATCCGGGCGGAAAAGTCCCTGTTTGACCTCGCGGCGTGGGTGCGGGGGGTGCCGGGGCTGGCCTCGGTCATCCTTGAAGAATCGACGACGGCGCTCGCCGCCTCCCAGCGCACGGGCACCGCGCCGGAGGCGTTCGGGGAGGCACTGTGGCAGCAATGGCATCAACGTTTCCAGAACCATTTGGACCGCTTCGGACACGCGGTGTACAACCTGGACTTCGCCAGCCCCGTGCCGGCGGATGATCCCGCAACGCTGCTGGAGACTGTGAAGTTTTACCTGCGCGGTCAGGGCAACAACCCCTACGAGCGGCAGCGGCTCGCGGCCGACCGGCGGGAGGAGCAGACCAGCCGCATGGCCGCCCGGCTGGGACCGCGCCGGCGCGCCGTGTTTTACCGTCTGCTCCGCTGGGCCCAGAGCACCGGGCCGATCCGTGAGGACGCCCTGGCCGATGTCGGGCTCGCGTGGCCGCTGCTGCGCCGAATCCTGCTCGAACTCGGACAGCGGCTGGTCGGCTCCGCTGTGCTCACCCAAGCGGACGACGTCTTCTGGCTGCGCTTCAGGGAGCTGCAAAGCGCCGTCGAGTTCGGCCTGGCCGCACCGGGAACGGCTGCCGTGGCCATCACCGGCGCCGACCGGCCCGTCCGTGCCGCTGCGGTGGAGGAGCGCAGGATGCTGTGGCGCGGCCAGGTCAAGGCCGCCGCCCCCCAGCTGCTCCCCGAGAACCGGTGGATGGAAAGGGCCTTCGGATCGATGATGCCGGCGGGCCCGCAACACCAGGTGGGCAACGTGATCAAAGGCGCCGGCGCGAGTTCGGGCCGGGTCAGTGCTCCGGCCAGCGTCCTCCACGGTCCTCACGACTTCGCCCTGATGAGACCGGGCGACGTCCTGGTGGCCAGGATCACCACTCCCGCCTGGACTTCGCTGTTCGCCATGGCTTCGGCGGTGGTGACCGACGTCGGCGGCCCCCTGAGCCACAGCTCAATCGTGGCCCGGGAATACGGCATCCCTGCGGTGCTCGGCACCGGAGTAGCCACCCAGCGGATTACCAGCGGCCAGCGGATCACGGTGGATGGCGACGCCGGCACCGTCATCATCGAATCCGCGCCCGATGACGCGGCGGCCCGCTGA
- a CDS encoding ANTAR domain-containing protein yields MAARLPRTYPAADITGHVEDLVLNCPDLAGFLDDLTAFCADQQAYFSGNVSCGITVLRTSGVPDVAGSDEATHILEATQSTNREGPGLAAALDESMVLVPDLRAEERWPSFIEAAAGQRVLSVLALPVPLDGVAKAGISFYSLRPHGFGREAIVSAHALAADASKGLRLVLRIAQLREAEHNLRTAMADRSPIDIAVGVIIGQERCTQDVALEWLFRASRSRNMSIRDLAAEIVASAGAAHPTRIHFGE; encoded by the coding sequence ATGGCTGCCCGACTACCCCGCACCTATCCCGCCGCCGATATCACCGGCCACGTCGAGGACCTTGTGTTGAATTGTCCGGATCTCGCCGGCTTCCTCGACGACCTCACCGCCTTCTGCGCTGACCAGCAGGCCTATTTTTCAGGAAACGTATCCTGCGGAATTACTGTACTGAGGACTTCCGGCGTCCCGGATGTGGCCGGCTCTGATGAAGCCACCCATATCCTTGAGGCCACGCAGAGCACCAACAGGGAGGGGCCAGGGCTGGCTGCCGCCCTGGACGAGTCCATGGTCCTGGTACCTGACCTGCGGGCTGAAGAACGCTGGCCCAGCTTCATCGAGGCCGCCGCAGGGCAGCGCGTGCTGTCCGTGCTGGCACTGCCGGTCCCGCTGGATGGGGTGGCCAAAGCAGGCATCAGTTTTTACAGCCTCAGGCCACACGGATTCGGCCGGGAAGCGATCGTCAGTGCGCACGCCCTGGCAGCCGATGCCTCCAAAGGGCTGCGCCTGGTCCTGAGGATCGCGCAGCTGAGGGAAGCCGAGCACAATCTCCGGACGGCGATGGCGGACCGGTCACCCATAGACATCGCGGTGGGTGTCATCATCGGGCAGGAGCGGTGCACCCAGGATGTTGCGCTGGAGTGGCTCTTCCGTGCCTCGCGCTCACGAAACATGAGCATCCGTGATCTGGCGGCCGAAATTGTGGCCTCCGCCGGGGCCGCCCATCCGACCAGGATCCATTTCGGCGAATGA
- a CDS encoding globin domain-containing protein, protein MLSDTSRPVIQATLPVVGANIEEIAKRFYKHMFEARPDLLDGLFNRGNQADGRQQQALAGSIAAFATYLIEKPDQLPDQLLSRVAHKHVSLGLSPDQYQIVHDHLFWAIVDVLGDAVTPEVAAAWDEVYWLMGNMLINKERGLYGAVHLSPETIWRTWRVAQRIQETADVVTFVVERTDERDVKPSLPGQYVTIKMPMKDGVHQPRQYSLTRADDGQHRHFAVKRVHGLSTPDGEMSNLLHQDVQVGDEVVLSAPFGDVVLEYTDRPVVLASAGIGITPMAGMLSHLVKAGSQRRVMLLHADESPDAFPLRRQVTEDIGRLPEGSLHSWFVNPAEDPAGSGSTFQGFMDVSAVELPLDAEYYLCGPLPFLQAVRSDLIAKGVPAKDIQYEVFGPDLWLADFQ, encoded by the coding sequence ATGCTCTCTGACACCTCTCGTCCCGTTATCCAGGCAACGCTGCCCGTAGTGGGCGCAAACATTGAAGAGATCGCCAAACGGTTCTACAAACATATGTTCGAAGCCAGGCCGGACCTGCTCGATGGCCTGTTCAACCGGGGTAACCAGGCCGACGGCCGGCAGCAGCAGGCGCTGGCCGGGTCGATTGCCGCTTTCGCCACCTACCTCATCGAAAAGCCGGATCAGCTGCCGGACCAACTTCTGTCCCGGGTTGCCCACAAGCACGTGTCACTGGGCCTGAGCCCGGACCAGTACCAAATTGTCCACGACCACCTGTTCTGGGCCATCGTGGATGTGCTGGGCGATGCGGTCACGCCCGAGGTCGCGGCCGCCTGGGACGAGGTCTATTGGCTGATGGGGAACATGCTGATCAACAAGGAACGCGGTCTTTACGGCGCGGTGCACCTCTCGCCGGAAACCATCTGGCGGACCTGGCGGGTGGCCCAGCGCATCCAGGAGACGGCGGACGTGGTCACGTTTGTGGTGGAGAGGACGGATGAACGGGACGTGAAGCCTTCCCTTCCCGGGCAATACGTGACCATAAAAATGCCCATGAAAGATGGCGTGCATCAGCCGCGCCAATACAGCCTGACCCGGGCCGATGACGGACAACATCGGCATTTCGCGGTGAAGCGTGTTCATGGGTTATCCACTCCTGACGGCGAGATGTCCAACCTGCTGCATCAGGATGTCCAGGTCGGCGACGAAGTGGTGCTTTCCGCCCCGTTCGGCGATGTGGTGCTGGAATACACGGACCGGCCTGTGGTGTTGGCCAGCGCCGGAATCGGCATCACCCCCATGGCCGGGATGCTCTCCCACCTGGTAAAGGCCGGCTCGCAGCGCCGGGTGATGCTCCTGCACGCTGACGAGAGTCCGGATGCGTTTCCGCTCCGCCGGCAGGTCACCGAGGATATCGGCCGGCTGCCGGAGGGCTCGCTGCACAGCTGGTTCGTCAATCCTGCGGAGGATCCGGCCGGGTCCGGCTCCACCTTCCAGGGATTCATGGACGTCAGTGCCGTGGAGCTTCCGCTGGACGCCGAATACTACCTCTGCGGGCCGCTGCCGTTCCTGCAGGCGGTACGCAGTGACCTCATCGCCAAGGGTGTGCCGGCAAAGGACATTCAGTACGAGGTGTTCGGCCCGGATCTGTGGCTGGCTGACTTCCAGTGA
- a CDS encoding heavy metal translocating P-type ATPase has protein sequence MTYLRDRIELLFFVASILLLAAGGAAWLLGQDPPAELLWAAGTVLGLVFAVAWVAGALRRREATVDIIAVLALAGALWVNEPFAGAMITVMLATGRLLEARAGARARRELSLLVERAPRTARRRVQSGVESVPVEALAAGDLIVVGTGEVLAVDGRLLSAGILDESALTGESLPVERVVGEDLRSGVVNAGAPIDVIATATAADSTYAGVVRLVEQAQAASAPFVRTADRFAALFVPLTLVLAGAAWALSADPVRAVAVLVVATPCPLLLAAPIAIMSGLSRAASIGVVIKGGGALERLAAGRAALFDKTGTLTRGQPTVADTVTAADTVDADEILRLAASLDQVSPHVLASAIVTAATRRDLKLEMPEDVHEEHGYGLRGMVGVHEVRLGKAAWIAPGVEPGWVRQVRRRADLDGSLTVFIAVDGEPCGAFLLEDPVRPDAPRMIRALRAAGIGRIVLVTGDREDIAHTVGRVVGVDSVRADCDPGEKLQVITAESANASTIMVGDGVNDAPALAAAGVGVALAARGATASSEAADVVLTVDRIDALADAILIARRSMRIGMQAVVVGMGLSLAAMVAAAAGFLAPAAGAVLQEVIDVLAIGIALRAVIPGISHTINMAPADIATARRLKTQHDAVSAVVEQIRAVADTLTTRDPDLAPARVLLGRLETELLPHERADEELLVPLVARALGGSNATADMSRTHAEIEHLISRLHRLLNGLERDARAEDIIELRRLLYGLYAILRLHNALEEEGAFSLVPDARAEPENLTSPAQNTQRKADR, from the coding sequence ATGACGTACCTGCGTGACCGCATTGAGTTGCTGTTCTTCGTTGCCTCGATCCTTCTGCTGGCGGCCGGCGGTGCGGCCTGGCTGCTCGGCCAGGACCCGCCGGCGGAGCTGCTGTGGGCGGCTGGCACGGTTCTGGGTCTGGTGTTCGCCGTCGCCTGGGTGGCAGGTGCCCTCAGGCGCCGGGAAGCCACCGTGGATATTATCGCGGTACTGGCCCTGGCAGGTGCCCTGTGGGTGAATGAGCCCTTCGCCGGGGCAATGATCACCGTGATGCTGGCGACCGGCCGGCTTCTGGAGGCGCGGGCCGGCGCGCGGGCAAGGCGGGAGCTGAGCCTGCTCGTTGAGCGGGCGCCCCGGACCGCCCGCAGGCGGGTCCAGAGCGGTGTGGAATCGGTTCCGGTGGAGGCGCTCGCGGCCGGTGACCTCATCGTGGTTGGCACCGGGGAAGTCCTCGCCGTGGATGGCCGCCTCCTCTCGGCAGGAATCCTCGACGAGTCCGCGTTGACCGGCGAATCCTTGCCGGTGGAAAGAGTGGTCGGCGAAGACCTCCGCAGCGGCGTGGTGAACGCCGGGGCGCCCATTGACGTGATCGCAACGGCAACCGCCGCGGACTCGACCTACGCCGGCGTGGTTCGCCTGGTGGAGCAGGCCCAGGCCGCTTCAGCTCCCTTCGTGCGGACCGCGGACCGGTTCGCTGCCTTATTCGTGCCGCTGACGCTTGTATTGGCCGGTGCGGCCTGGGCCCTCAGTGCAGACCCGGTACGGGCCGTGGCGGTCCTCGTTGTCGCCACACCCTGCCCGCTTCTCCTGGCAGCCCCGATCGCCATCATGTCCGGACTGTCGCGCGCCGCGAGCATCGGTGTGGTGATCAAAGGCGGCGGCGCCCTCGAACGCCTGGCAGCGGGCAGGGCTGCCCTCTTCGATAAGACAGGCACCCTCACGCGGGGGCAGCCCACCGTCGCCGACACGGTCACGGCCGCCGACACTGTTGACGCCGATGAGATCCTCCGCCTGGCAGCTTCCCTCGACCAGGTCTCACCGCATGTCCTGGCCAGTGCGATCGTGACCGCAGCCACCCGCAGGGACCTGAAGCTTGAAATGCCCGAAGACGTGCACGAGGAACACGGCTACGGGCTCAGGGGAATGGTCGGCGTCCACGAAGTCAGACTCGGGAAGGCAGCCTGGATCGCGCCGGGCGTTGAACCGGGCTGGGTGCGCCAGGTGCGCCGGCGCGCCGACCTGGACGGATCGCTGACCGTCTTCATCGCGGTCGATGGCGAACCCTGCGGAGCGTTCCTGCTGGAGGACCCGGTCAGGCCGGACGCCCCGCGAATGATCCGGGCCCTGCGCGCCGCGGGCATCGGCAGGATCGTTCTGGTGACAGGTGACCGCGAGGACATCGCGCATACAGTGGGCCGGGTGGTTGGAGTTGATTCCGTCCGGGCCGACTGTGACCCGGGGGAGAAGCTCCAAGTGATTACGGCTGAATCCGCCAATGCCTCCACCATCATGGTGGGGGATGGTGTGAACGACGCTCCGGCGCTCGCCGCCGCCGGAGTCGGGGTGGCCTTGGCGGCACGGGGTGCCACCGCGTCCTCGGAAGCTGCGGACGTTGTGCTGACCGTGGACCGGATCGACGCCCTTGCCGACGCCATCCTCATCGCGCGCCGTTCGATGAGGATCGGCATGCAGGCCGTCGTGGTGGGCATGGGCCTGTCCCTGGCCGCCATGGTCGCTGCAGCAGCCGGCTTCCTCGCCCCGGCAGCCGGAGCCGTGCTGCAGGAGGTCATCGATGTCCTGGCGATAGGCATTGCCCTGCGTGCAGTGATCCCCGGAATATCCCACACCATTAACATGGCGCCGGCGGATATTGCCACCGCACGCCGGCTGAAAACCCAGCACGACGCCGTAAGTGCCGTGGTTGAGCAGATACGCGCCGTGGCTGACACCCTCACCACCCGCGACCCGGACCTGGCCCCGGCCCGGGTCCTGCTCGGCCGCCTCGAAACCGAACTGCTCCCGCACGAGCGGGCCGACGAGGAACTCCTGGTGCCGCTGGTGGCCCGCGCCCTTGGCGGGTCGAACGCGACAGCCGACATGAGCCGCACCCACGCCGAAATCGAGCACCTCATCAGCCGGCTCCACCGCTTGCTGAACGGTCTCGAAAGAGACGCGCGCGCCGAAGACATCATCGAGCTCCGCCGGCTGCTCTACGGCCTCTACGCCATTCTCCGGCTGCACAACGCCCTCGAGGAGGAGGGCGCCTTCAGTCTCGTGCCCGATGCCAGGGCGGAACCGGAGAACCTGACTTCCCCGGCGCAGAACACCCAACGGAAAGCTGACCGCTAG
- a CDS encoding dienelactone hydrolase family protein: MIQLGKYERYLIEEFFDDYRARAMAHQTFTRRVAFITGSMAAASAAMLLVGCTPEEVPRGTEPMPSPSASTTGTGMASGGPVPGAKSPLSVPEGAAGLTTATVAFGADGTEISGYLARPALGAAGPAVLVCHENRGLTAHIQDVARRFAKAGYVSLAPDLLSREGGTGSLDPDAVPGALTNAGSARHVADFAAAFDYLRGQEFVDKGRIAMNGYCFGGGITWQAATELPGLKATAAFYGPAPDLNRVPEIKAAVFGVYAELDKRITGTMPALRDALDATTVAHQLTVYPGVDHAFHNDTGDRCNQTQATAAWNDMLSWFGKYV; this comes from the coding sequence ATGATCCAGCTTGGAAAGTATGAACGGTACCTGATCGAGGAATTCTTTGATGATTACCGCGCCCGTGCCATGGCGCATCAAACGTTCACGCGGCGGGTCGCTTTCATCACGGGCAGCATGGCCGCGGCGTCGGCCGCGATGCTGCTGGTGGGGTGCACGCCCGAGGAAGTCCCGCGGGGAACCGAACCGATGCCGTCGCCCTCTGCTTCGACGACGGGTACCGGCATGGCATCCGGCGGGCCGGTACCGGGGGCGAAGAGTCCGTTGTCCGTCCCCGAGGGTGCGGCAGGATTGACGACGGCGACCGTCGCGTTCGGTGCGGACGGTACAGAAATCAGCGGCTACCTTGCCCGTCCCGCGTTGGGCGCTGCGGGTCCGGCCGTACTGGTGTGTCATGAGAACCGCGGGTTGACCGCGCACATCCAGGACGTGGCGCGCCGTTTCGCCAAAGCCGGCTATGTGTCGCTGGCACCGGACCTGCTGAGCAGGGAAGGAGGCACGGGCAGCCTGGATCCGGACGCCGTCCCCGGAGCGCTGACCAACGCCGGGTCAGCCCGCCATGTTGCCGATTTTGCTGCGGCCTTTGACTATCTGCGCGGCCAGGAGTTCGTGGACAAAGGACGGATCGCCATGAACGGCTACTGCTTCGGCGGCGGGATCACCTGGCAGGCGGCCACGGAACTACCCGGGCTCAAGGCCACGGCAGCGTTCTACGGGCCCGCGCCGGACCTGAACCGGGTGCCGGAGATCAAGGCCGCGGTGTTCGGGGTGTACGCCGAACTGGACAAGCGGATCACCGGAACCATGCCGGCACTCCGCGATGCCCTGGACGCCACCACGGTGGCGCATCAGCTCACCGTGTACCCCGGCGTGGACCACGCCTTCCACAATGACACCGGGGACCGGTGTAACCAGACCCAGGCAACGGCTGCCTGGAATGACATGCTGTCCTGGTTCGGGAAGTACGTGTGA
- a CDS encoding ribonuclease Z, translating to MREFVALGTASQVPTRSRNHNGYFLRWDGQGLLFDPGEGTQRQMLHAGVSASRITRICLTHVHGDHCFGLPGVLSRMALDGVSHPVHLHYPASGEAVVRALVSVSTPGLDLRLYPHDGPGTIAPGLQVRPLKHRIETYGYRLDEPDGRTLLPDRLAAAGIRGADVGRLQLAGALGGVRLEDVSVPRAGQSFAFVMDTAPCAGAQELADRVDLLVAESTFSDDDAGLARQYSHLTAGQAGELAGSAEARTLILTHFSSRYGDDLTLLVDQARRRAGGSAVIAARDLDRFAFPKRRRLP from the coding sequence ATGCGTGAGTTCGTTGCCCTCGGCACAGCTTCCCAGGTCCCTACAAGGAGCCGTAACCACAACGGTTACTTCCTGCGCTGGGATGGCCAGGGCCTGCTCTTTGATCCCGGCGAGGGCACACAGCGGCAGATGCTGCACGCGGGGGTCTCTGCAAGCCGGATCACCCGTATTTGCTTGACCCATGTGCACGGCGATCACTGCTTCGGGCTCCCGGGGGTGCTTTCCCGGATGGCGCTTGACGGCGTGAGCCATCCGGTCCATCTGCATTACCCGGCCTCCGGCGAGGCCGTGGTCCGTGCCCTCGTGTCCGTCAGCACTCCCGGACTTGACCTCCGGCTGTATCCGCACGACGGTCCCGGCACCATCGCTCCGGGGCTGCAGGTCCGGCCCCTGAAGCATCGCATCGAAACATACGGGTACAGGCTGGACGAGCCTGACGGCCGCACTCTTCTGCCGGACAGGCTCGCCGCAGCCGGGATCCGGGGCGCCGACGTGGGGAGGCTGCAGCTGGCGGGCGCTCTGGGCGGTGTCCGTCTGGAGGATGTGAGTGTTCCCCGGGCGGGGCAGAGCTTCGCCTTCGTGATGGACACGGCGCCGTGCGCAGGGGCGCAGGAATTGGCGGATCGGGTGGACCTCCTGGTGGCGGAGTCAACGTTCAGTGACGACGACGCCGGGCTGGCCAGGCAATACTCGCACCTCACCGCCGGGCAGGCGGGTGAGTTGGCGGGCAGCGCCGAAGCCCGCACGCTGATCCTGACCCACTTCTCCTCACGGTACGGCGACGACCTCACCCTCCTCGTGGACCAGGCGCGGCGCCGCGCCGGCGGCTCCGCAGTGATCGCCGCCAGGGACCTGGACCGGTTCGCCTTTCCAAAACGGCGTCGGCTGCCTTAG